The following are encoded together in the Osmia lignaria lignaria isolate PbOS001 chromosome 6, iyOsmLign1, whole genome shotgun sequence genome:
- the LOC117601644 gene encoding poly(A)-specific ribonuclease PARN, whose translation MEVTSSNFQEVLAELDDILKNASFLGIDGEFTGLNSGPDAGAFDTPAQYYAKLRAGSMDFLLIQFGLSVFTFNKETNKYNQRSYNFYVFPRPLNRAAPDCRFMCQTSCMSFLASQGFDFNKLFKLGIPYLTVIEEEKLTRRLEEKQKIKDETPELIPISDDDRPQIEDICSRIEEFITSETEELLIEKCNAYIRRLVHQEVKIRWPNKLKVESRMDNFGCSLAIQRLGTKEEEEQKDILKKEKEKLEIKQAVGLSMLMRKIADCGKLIVGHNMLLDLCHIVHQFFGQLPESYLEFKTLLHSLFPKILDTKIICHSPQFREHVPLSNLNVLLETISKSPFKMPEVESVDGRSYSTLAEKCHEAGYDAYITGICFIALSDYLGTLQTPEVSVVLSDSPLLNPFLNKLIIARLKDIPYINLIGDDPNPSRDHVFHLTFPKDWKLSDICQLFSPFGGVYVSWLSDTTAYVGLNRREQVNAVVKNLCKTSAYTIQRYAEYQSSLDVNISTGERKRKLSSFESVPAKREKSSLPMNGVKTEQADDGWKVATGKRRRKRKGYTDMDAAHESDMKKAFAEARSWE comes from the exons ATGGAAGTAACTTCTTCAA ATTTTCAAGAAGTCCTGGCAGAATTGGATGACATTTTAAAAAATGCCTCTTTCCTTGGAATTGATGGAGAATTCACAGGACTTAATTCAGGACCTGATGCTGGTGCCTTTGATACACCTGCTCAATATTATGCAAAATTGAGAGCAGGATCAATGGACTTTCTTCTTATACAATTTGGCCTTTCtgtatttacatttaataaggaAACAAATAA GTACAATCAGCGCTCATACAACTTTTACGTTTTTCCGCGGCCGCTAAATCGCGCAGCGCCTGATTGCAGATTTATGTGTCAAACCTCATGTATGTCGTTTTTGGCTAGTCAAGGATTTGATTTTAACAAACTTTTCAAACTGGGTATTCCTTATCTAACTGTAATCGAAGAAGAAAAGTTAACAAGACGTTTAGAAGAAAAGCAAaagataaaggatgaaacacCAGAATTAATACCTATTTCAGACGATGATAGACCTCAAATTGAGGATATTTG TTCAAGGATAGAAGAGTTTATTACTTCTGAAACTGAAGAATTGTTAATAGAGAAGTGTAATGCTTACATTAGACGGTTAGTGCATCAAGAAGTAAAGATAAGGTGGCCGAATAAATTGAAAGTTGAAAGTAGAATGGATAATTTTGGGTGCAGTCTTGCGATACAAAGATTAGGAActaaagaagaagaggaacagaAGGACattctgaaaaaagaaaaagaaaagttagAGATTAAGCAAGCTGTTGGATTAAGTATGCTTATGAGGAAAATCGCAGACTGT GGAAAGTTAATAGTTGGTCACAATATGCTGTTAGATCTCTGTCATATAGTCCATCAATTTTTCGGACAATTACCGGAAAGTTATTTGGAATTTAAGACGCTTCTTCATAGTTTGTTCCCTAA GATCTTAGACACAAAAATAATTTGTCATTCGCCACAATTTAGGGAACACGTACCATTGTCGAATCTAAATGTATTACTAGAAACAATCAGTAAATCCCCATTTAAAATGCCAGAAGTAGAATCCGTCGATGGTAGAAGTTATTCGACATTAGCTGAAAAATGTCACGAGGCAGGTTATGATGCATATATTACTGGAATATGTTTTATAGCACTATCGGATTACTTAG gcACTTTACAAACACCTGAAGTTTCGGTAGTTCTATCGGATTCGCCTTTGCTTAACCCGTTCTTAAACAA acTCATTATAGCAAGATTAAAAGATATTCCATATATAAATCTCATTGGAGACGATC CAAATCCTAGCAGAGATCATGTGTTCCATTTAACATTCCCAAAAGACTGGAAACTCAGTGACATATGCCAGCTATTTAGTCCATTTG GAGGTGTATACGTGTCGTGGTTATCCGACACGACAGCATACGTAGGACTAAATCGTCGCGAACAAGTTAATGCGGTAGTGAAAAATCTCTGTAAAACAAGTGCATATACGATACAAAGGTACGCCGAATACCAATCATCTTTAGACGTGAACATTAGTACAGgagaacgaaaaagaaaattatcttCATTTGA gagTGTGCCGGCAAAAAGGGAGAAAAGTTCTCTACCAATGAACGGGGTGAAGACAGAACAGGCCGATGATGGTTGGAAAGTAGCTACTG GAAAACGACGCCGAAAGCGGAAAGGCTATACAGACATGGACGCCGCTCATGAATCAGACATGAAAAAAGCGTTTGCCGAAGCTCGTTCATGggaataa